Proteins encoded by one window of Modestobacter marinus:
- a CDS encoding ANTAR domain-containing protein, with the protein MDLWHEFAARVTAAERELPGPEQLPLRLARACAQVLPVAGAGLSVFFNADRRLPLGGSDAAAGLAERLQFTVGEGPCLSAHRSGSPVLADEAELRARWPVFHDAVVARTAIRGIIALPLHGGLEGIGSLDLFVEPPGSVRDLSLADALTVTTALSDTFADAMDRQPRTDSGPAWLDAPAAGRRALVWQAVGFVSIGLDLDSTDALTLLRAQAYGTGRDLDEVAEAVLEDRLSLADLSHSAESGS; encoded by the coding sequence ATGGACCTCTGGCACGAGTTCGCTGCCCGCGTCACCGCCGCCGAGCGGGAGCTGCCCGGCCCCGAGCAGCTGCCCCTGCGGCTGGCCCGGGCGTGCGCGCAGGTCCTGCCGGTGGCCGGCGCCGGGCTCAGCGTCTTCTTCAACGCCGACCGGCGGCTGCCGCTGGGCGGCAGCGACGCGGCGGCCGGCCTCGCCGAACGCCTGCAGTTCACCGTCGGTGAGGGACCGTGCCTGAGCGCGCACCGCAGCGGCAGCCCGGTGCTCGCCGACGAGGCCGAGCTGCGTGCCCGCTGGCCGGTCTTCCACGACGCCGTGGTCGCGCGCACCGCGATCCGCGGCATCATCGCCCTGCCGCTGCACGGAGGGCTGGAGGGCATCGGTTCCCTGGACCTGTTCGTGGAGCCACCCGGCTCCGTCCGGGACCTGAGCCTCGCCGATGCGCTCACCGTCACCACGGCACTCAGCGACACCTTCGCCGACGCGATGGACCGGCAGCCGCGCACCGACTCCGGCCCGGCCTGGCTGGACGCCCCGGCGGCGGGTCGCCGCGCACTGGTCTGGCAGGCGGTCGGCTTCGTCAGCATCGGGCTGGACCTGGACAGCACCGACGCGCTGACCCTGCTGCGCGCCCAGGCCTACGGGACGGGCCGGGACCTCGACGAGGTCGCCGAGGCCGTGCTGGAGGACCGGCTGAGCCTGGCCGACCTGTCGCACTCCGCCGAGTCCGGCTCCTGA